From the genome of Sander lucioperca isolate FBNREF2018 chromosome 1, SLUC_FBN_1.2, whole genome shotgun sequence, one region includes:
- the setd7 gene encoding histone-lysine N-methyltransferase SETD7 isoform X1 — protein sequence MDSDDGSVEEVVEGPLDEDDQPHGFCTVSYSSSDRFEGHFSHGEKNGRGKFFFFDGSALDGFYVDDALQGQGVYTHEDGAVLHGTYVDGELNGPAQEWDAEGRLVFRGQYKDNIRCGACWVYYPGGGCVFGEVNEDGEMTGEAVGYIYPDGHTALYGRFVDGEIIEARHATVISSQSGRPRFEITANSPVYSYDKSTSTCITAHPLLPDPYESQRVFVADSTIKGAGQGLFAKTDAEPDTVMAFYNGVRVTHSEVDSKDWALNGNTISLDEDTVIDVPQPFDQTDRYCASLGHKANHSFTPNCKYEPFVHPRFGSIKCVRTLRAVQKDEELTVAYGYDLEPAGGNGPEAPDWYKQELKEFQQRRAAPSSL from the exons ATGGACAGTGACGACGGGAGCGTGGAGGAGGTCGTGGAAG gtccATTGGATGAAGATGATCAGCCCCATGGTTTCTGCACAGTGTCCTATTCATCCAGTGACCGTTTTGAGGGCCACTTCAGCCACGGAGAGAAGAATGGCCGGGGGAAGTTCTTCTTCTTTGATGGCAG tgcactgGACGGCTTCTACGTGGACGACGCTCTGCAGGGCCAGGGCGTGTACACACATGAAGACGGAGCTGTCCTCCATGGGACATATGTAGATGGCGAGCTCAACGGGCCCGCTCAGGAGTGGGATGCCGAGGGCCGCCTGGTGTTCAGGGGCCAGTACAAAGACAACATCCGCTGTGGGGCATGCTGGGTCTACTACCCT GGTGGAGGCTGTGTGTTTGGGGAGGTGAACGAGGACGGCGAGATGACCGGTGAAGCTGTAGGCTACATCTACCCTGACGGACACACGGCTCTCTACGGACGCTTTGTGGACGGAGAGATCATCGAGGCTCGCCATGCCACCGTGATCTCCAGCCAGAGTGGAAGGCCACGCTTCGAAATCACCGCCAACA GTCCGGTGTATTCATACGACAAGTCGACATCTACCTGTATCACGGCCCACCCTCTGCTTCCAGACCCCTACGAGAGCCAAAG gGTGTTCGTGGCCGACTCTACGATCAAAGGAGCGGGACAGGGCCTGTTTGCCAAGACGGACGCTGAGCCGGACACCGTGATGGCTTTTTATAACGGAGTCCGCGTCACACACTCAGAG GTGGACAGCAAGGACTGGGCCCTGAACGGGAACACCATCTCATTGGACGAGGACACGGTGATCGACGTCCCTCAGCCATTtgaccagacagacagatactgtGCCTCTCTGGGTCACAAGGCAAACCACTCCTTCACCCCCAACTGCAAATATGAGCC GTTTGTCCACCCTCGTTTTGGGTCAATCAAGTGCGTCCGGACCTTAAGGGCTGTGCAGAAAGACGAGGAGCTGACGGTTGCCTATGGTTACGATCTGGAGCCAGCGGGGGGAAATGGCCCTGAGGCCCCTGATTGGTACAAGCAGGAGCTGAAGGAGTTCCAGCAGAGACGGGCGGCGCCCAGCAGCCTGTGA
- the setd7 gene encoding histone-lysine N-methyltransferase SETD7 isoform X2: MDSDDGSVEEVVEGPLDEDDQPHGFCTVSYSSSDRFEGHFSHGEKNGRGKFFFFDGSALDGFYVDDALQGQGVYTHEDGAVLHGTYVDGELNGPAQEWDAEGRLVFRGQYKDNIRCGACWVYYPGGGCVFGEVNEDGEMTGEAVGYIYPDGHTALYGRFVDGEIIEARHATVISSQSGRPRFEITANSPVYSYDKSTSTCITAHPLLPDPYESQRVFVADSTIKGAGQGLFAKTDAEPDTVMAFYNGVRVTHSEHEYLLKH, encoded by the exons ATGGACAGTGACGACGGGAGCGTGGAGGAGGTCGTGGAAG gtccATTGGATGAAGATGATCAGCCCCATGGTTTCTGCACAGTGTCCTATTCATCCAGTGACCGTTTTGAGGGCCACTTCAGCCACGGAGAGAAGAATGGCCGGGGGAAGTTCTTCTTCTTTGATGGCAG tgcactgGACGGCTTCTACGTGGACGACGCTCTGCAGGGCCAGGGCGTGTACACACATGAAGACGGAGCTGTCCTCCATGGGACATATGTAGATGGCGAGCTCAACGGGCCCGCTCAGGAGTGGGATGCCGAGGGCCGCCTGGTGTTCAGGGGCCAGTACAAAGACAACATCCGCTGTGGGGCATGCTGGGTCTACTACCCT GGTGGAGGCTGTGTGTTTGGGGAGGTGAACGAGGACGGCGAGATGACCGGTGAAGCTGTAGGCTACATCTACCCTGACGGACACACGGCTCTCTACGGACGCTTTGTGGACGGAGAGATCATCGAGGCTCGCCATGCCACCGTGATCTCCAGCCAGAGTGGAAGGCCACGCTTCGAAATCACCGCCAACA GTCCGGTGTATTCATACGACAAGTCGACATCTACCTGTATCACGGCCCACCCTCTGCTTCCAGACCCCTACGAGAGCCAAAG gGTGTTCGTGGCCGACTCTACGATCAAAGGAGCGGGACAGGGCCTGTTTGCCAAGACGGACGCTGAGCCGGACACCGTGATGGCTTTTTATAACGGAGTCCGCGTCACACACTCAGAG CATGAGTACCTGTTAAAGCATTGA
- the setd7 gene encoding histone-lysine N-methyltransferase SETD7 isoform X3 produces the protein MDSDDGSVEEVVEGPLDEDDQPHGFCTVSYSSSDRFEGHFSHGEKNGRGKFFFFDGSALDGFYVDDALQGQGVYTHEDGAVLHGTYVDGELNGPAQEWDAEGRLVFRGQYKDNIRCGACWVYYPGGGCVFGEVNEDGEMTGEAVGYIYPDGHTALYGRFVDGEIIEARHATVISSQSGRPRFEITANSPVYSYDKSTSTCITAHPLLPDPYESQR, from the exons ATGGACAGTGACGACGGGAGCGTGGAGGAGGTCGTGGAAG gtccATTGGATGAAGATGATCAGCCCCATGGTTTCTGCACAGTGTCCTATTCATCCAGTGACCGTTTTGAGGGCCACTTCAGCCACGGAGAGAAGAATGGCCGGGGGAAGTTCTTCTTCTTTGATGGCAG tgcactgGACGGCTTCTACGTGGACGACGCTCTGCAGGGCCAGGGCGTGTACACACATGAAGACGGAGCTGTCCTCCATGGGACATATGTAGATGGCGAGCTCAACGGGCCCGCTCAGGAGTGGGATGCCGAGGGCCGCCTGGTGTTCAGGGGCCAGTACAAAGACAACATCCGCTGTGGGGCATGCTGGGTCTACTACCCT GGTGGAGGCTGTGTGTTTGGGGAGGTGAACGAGGACGGCGAGATGACCGGTGAAGCTGTAGGCTACATCTACCCTGACGGACACACGGCTCTCTACGGACGCTTTGTGGACGGAGAGATCATCGAGGCTCGCCATGCCACCGTGATCTCCAGCCAGAGTGGAAGGCCACGCTTCGAAATCACCGCCAACA GTCCGGTGTATTCATACGACAAGTCGACATCTACCTGTATCACGGCCCACCCTCTGCTTCCAGACCCCTACGAGAGCCAAAGGTAG
- the setd7 gene encoding histone-lysine N-methyltransferase SETD7 isoform X4 — MDSDDGSVEEVVEGPLDEDDQPHGFCTVSYSSSDRFEGHFSHGEKNGRGKFFFFDGSALDGFYVDDALQGQGVYTHEDGAVLHGTYVDGELNGPAQEWDAEGRLVFRGQYKDNIRCGACWVYYPVFTVLRPGWRLCVWGGERGRRDDR; from the exons ATGGACAGTGACGACGGGAGCGTGGAGGAGGTCGTGGAAG gtccATTGGATGAAGATGATCAGCCCCATGGTTTCTGCACAGTGTCCTATTCATCCAGTGACCGTTTTGAGGGCCACTTCAGCCACGGAGAGAAGAATGGCCGGGGGAAGTTCTTCTTCTTTGATGGCAG tgcactgGACGGCTTCTACGTGGACGACGCTCTGCAGGGCCAGGGCGTGTACACACATGAAGACGGAGCTGTCCTCCATGGGACATATGTAGATGGCGAGCTCAACGGGCCCGCTCAGGAGTGGGATGCCGAGGGCCGCCTGGTGTTCAGGGGCCAGTACAAAGACAACATCCGCTGTGGGGCATGCTGGGTCTACTACCCT GTGTTTACTGTGCTGCGTCCAGGGTGGAGGCTGTGTGTTTGGGGAGGTGAACGAGGACGGCGAGATGACCGGTGA